A single genomic interval of Celeribacter indicus harbors:
- a CDS encoding CocE/NonD family hydrolase, with the protein MQNYSVSVTSDTPAPYRQIRIPLSDGTILHARLWLPQTPLAEKVPLVLEWIPYRQSDGTALADSMMHGYFAESGIAAARVDIRGSGNSDGLLHDEYLRQEQDDACEVIAWLAAQDWCNGNVGLIGISWGGFAALQIAARKPPALKAIITACSTDNRYTDDVHFMGGALLSDGMQWGNGLFAQLGRPADPAHVGECWRDIWMNRLEGIEEPPLSRWMAHMEQDEFWKHGSVCENYDDIDCAVWAVGGWVDGYTDPILRLMENLSCPKKALIGPWTHMYPTWGQPGPKIGFMQECMRWWRQWLMGEDTGIMEEPMLRLWLGKDPEPDTSAPRIGGRWICLPSWPPQAPDQVLHARDRTFAETPGETEESILIDSPLSLGTWGGEWCPLDGGGNGPEFAGDARSDDGMSVCFQTRPLKESFFLVGIPVLKVRLSFEGPRALIVLRLNEVLPDGTSGRVTFALRRLKRPAGVAPGESFEAEIPMKGVAHEFSRGNRLRLALSTSYWPMAWPEPALNAVTVAPGTLAFHLPGLPPETLHEQPEYGPPVHACPVPSETLSSGSVCREVITDLASGEVRLVSKSKRPTWRIDGLTISGTGGHSYVVMPRDGSSARARFEGTQAFRRGDWNVRTETCSDVFWEDGKLVLEARYVAFEGDDKVFEKTWHKAFTY; encoded by the coding sequence ATGCAGAATTATTCTGTCAGCGTGACCAGCGATACCCCGGCTCCCTACCGGCAGATCAGGATCCCCCTGTCGGACGGCACAATCTTGCATGCCCGGCTCTGGTTGCCACAGACGCCCTTGGCAGAAAAGGTGCCGCTGGTCCTCGAGTGGATTCCCTATCGTCAAAGCGATGGCACCGCCTTGGCCGACAGTATGATGCATGGCTATTTTGCCGAGAGCGGCATTGCAGCGGCGCGGGTGGATATCCGGGGCTCGGGCAATTCGGACGGATTGCTCCACGACGAATACCTCAGGCAGGAGCAGGACGACGCCTGCGAGGTCATTGCCTGGCTCGCGGCGCAGGACTGGTGCAACGGTAATGTCGGTCTGATCGGGATTTCCTGGGGCGGTTTCGCGGCATTGCAGATCGCCGCCCGCAAACCGCCGGCGTTGAAAGCCATCATCACCGCCTGTTCCACCGACAACCGCTATACCGATGATGTGCACTTCATGGGAGGCGCGCTGCTGTCCGACGGCATGCAATGGGGCAATGGGCTTTTCGCCCAGCTCGGACGCCCGGCGGATCCCGCGCATGTGGGCGAATGCTGGCGCGACATCTGGATGAACCGCCTCGAGGGCATCGAAGAGCCGCCGCTTTCGCGCTGGATGGCTCATATGGAGCAGGACGAATTCTGGAAGCACGGTTCCGTCTGCGAGAATTACGATGATATCGACTGCGCCGTCTGGGCCGTCGGAGGCTGGGTCGACGGCTATACGGACCCGATCCTGCGCCTGATGGAGAACCTCTCGTGCCCGAAAAAGGCGCTGATCGGACCTTGGACACATATGTACCCGACCTGGGGTCAGCCCGGTCCGAAGATCGGTTTCATGCAGGAATGTATGCGCTGGTGGAGGCAATGGCTGATGGGAGAGGACACCGGGATCATGGAGGAGCCGATGCTTCGGCTTTGGCTTGGCAAGGATCCTGAACCGGATACATCCGCGCCCCGGATCGGGGGCCGCTGGATCTGTCTGCCGTCTTGGCCGCCGCAGGCGCCTGACCAGGTGCTCCATGCCCGTGATCGGACCTTCGCGGAAACCCCTGGCGAGACGGAAGAGAGCATTCTCATCGACAGTCCGCTGTCGCTCGGAACATGGGGCGGCGAATGGTGCCCGCTCGATGGCGGTGGCAACGGACCGGAATTCGCCGGGGACGCGCGGTCGGACGACGGGATGTCCGTCTGTTTCCAGACCCGCCCCCTCAAGGAAAGTTTCTTTCTCGTCGGGATCCCGGTGCTGAAGGTGCGGCTGTCCTTCGAAGGTCCCCGCGCCCTGATCGTGCTGCGTCTGAACGAAGTGCTGCCCGACGGGACATCCGGGCGGGTGACATTTGCCCTGCGCCGGCTGAAACGCCCTGCGGGGGTCGCGCCGGGGGAAAGTTTCGAGGCGGAGATCCCGATGAAGGGTGTGGCACATGAATTTTCTCGCGGCAATCGCCTGCGGTTGGCGCTTTCGACGAGCTATTGGCCGATGGCATGGCCCGAGCCCGCGCTCAATGCCGTAACCGTCGCTCCGGGAACATTGGCCTTCCATCTGCCGGGACTGCCCCCGGAGACCCTGCACGAACAGCCCGAATATGGTCCGCCGGTCCATGCCTGTCCGGTGCCGAGCGAAACCCTGTCTTCGGGGTCGGTTTGCCGGGAGGTGATCACCGATCTGGCTTCGGGAGAGGTCCGGCTGGTCTCGAAAAGCAAGCGCCCGACCTGGCGCATCGATGGGCTGACCATCAGCGGGACAGGAGGGCACAGCTATGTTGTTATGCCGCGTGACGGCTCCTCGGCCCGAGCGCGGTTCGAAGGCACCCAGGCATTCCGCCGCGGCGACTGGAACGTGCGGACGGAAACATGCTCCGACGTGTTCTGGGAGGACGGCAAGCTGGTGCTGGAGGCGCGTTATGTCGCCTTCGAGGGCGACGATAAGGTCTTCGAGAAGACCTGGCACAAGGCATTTACCTATTAG
- a CDS encoding MFS transporter, which produces MSATSASAPALDRWKRASRALRHSAYRRYFLAQIPMVVGSWVHSIALGWLMWRLSASPFMLGVLTVCDLGPTFLLGPVTGTIVDRVDRRKLLLVLLGLNFALISLLAGLTIADRITIGVMLLLTPAIGIVQAFDSPTRQALVAELVPPADLRNALALNSLLFNSARLIGPAIGGVVAAWIGEGYAFLLKALAFIAPFYVVATMKLPRREPKARGNFIAEMRKGVAFVRSHAETARILVLVGICSFTSVPYFSFLPVLAGDMLGADASLAGLLMSISGIGAVVAGLTLTFSDRLEGMRRWPIFSSFLLGLILIGMGLSGTVWVTGCLALPMGFAILSQNLSSNTMLQHFSPPGFRGRVMAIYSMMMLGTVPIGSLLAGSLANLVGMSAVFVIGGLLCSLTALGAMLHRARYPEEELVDDHEVPELAADAAARSIPPVP; this is translated from the coding sequence TTGTCTGCCACCTCAGCCTCCGCGCCGGCCCTCGACCGGTGGAAGCGGGCCTCGCGCGCCCTCCGGCACTCCGCCTATCGCAGGTACTTCCTTGCCCAGATCCCGATGGTGGTCGGCAGTTGGGTCCATTCCATAGCCCTTGGATGGCTTATGTGGCGTCTTTCGGCCTCGCCCTTCATGCTGGGGGTGCTGACGGTCTGCGACCTGGGTCCGACCTTCCTGCTTGGGCCGGTTACCGGGACGATCGTGGACCGGGTTGACCGCCGGAAGCTGCTCCTCGTCCTGCTCGGATTGAATTTCGCGCTGATCTCCCTGCTGGCGGGCCTCACCATCGCCGACAGGATCACCATCGGCGTCATGCTGCTCCTGACGCCGGCGATCGGCATCGTCCAGGCCTTCGACAGCCCGACCCGCCAGGCGCTCGTGGCTGAACTCGTGCCGCCGGCAGACCTGAGGAACGCCCTGGCTCTGAACTCCCTGCTGTTCAATTCCGCGCGTCTGATCGGTCCGGCCATCGGCGGGGTGGTCGCGGCCTGGATCGGCGAGGGCTATGCCTTCCTGCTGAAGGCCCTGGCCTTCATTGCGCCCTTCTACGTCGTGGCCACGATGAAGTTGCCTCGCCGGGAGCCGAAGGCAAGGGGCAATTTCATCGCGGAGATGCGCAAAGGCGTCGCCTTTGTCCGGTCCCACGCCGAAACCGCGCGCATTCTGGTCCTCGTCGGGATCTGCAGTTTCACCTCCGTGCCCTATTTTTCCTTCCTGCCGGTTTTGGCAGGTGACATGCTGGGGGCGGATGCAAGCCTCGCCGGATTGCTCATGAGCATCTCCGGAATCGGAGCGGTGGTTGCGGGACTGACGCTGACATTCTCGGACCGTCTGGAGGGGATGCGGCGATGGCCAATCTTCTCCTCCTTCCTGCTGGGGCTCATCCTCATCGGAATGGGACTGTCCGGGACGGTGTGGGTCACGGGATGTCTCGCGCTTCCGATGGGGTTCGCTATCCTGTCGCAGAACCTGTCCAGCAACACGATGCTGCAACATTTCTCCCCTCCTGGTTTCCGCGGTCGCGTCATGGCGATCTACTCGATGATGATGCTGGGCACGGTCCCGATCGGATCGCTGCTCGCGGGATCTCTCGCCAATCTCGTAGGTATGTCCGCCGTCTTCGTCATAGGAGGGCTCCTGTGTTCGCTCACGGCTCTGGGTGCGATGCTTCACCGCGCGCGTTACCCGGAGGAGGAACTCGTCGATGACCACGAGGTGCCGGAACTCGCCGCCGACGCTGCGGCACGATCCATTCCGCCAGTCCCGTGA
- a CDS encoding ABC transporter substrate-binding protein, with protein MTKFNLNRRQVVQALGAGGLALSAGNFIGAGAAIAQDGTTLRIRNDGDIRRLDPATRGGWYDETVMFAIFSGLVRYSPGDEWAWELDAAESIDDSDPLHIGFTLRPGIMFTGDHGEMTAEDVKFSYERFLDPEVNAVYGSDWAALDHVEVTDRYSGIIHLTRPFAPLFTSTLPHASGLIISKAAMEASGEPNIATDPLACSGPYQIDEWRPRELIRLTRNPGWSGPEPHYETIELLPIDDLTSAETAFDAGDLDTTQIAVNSIATRASEGDNIVVKPALAYTWLGMNVENEKLRDLRVRRAVQQAIDPQEVVLATFGDAVTPAYGVVPPPLLGARKTNTYGHDPEASRALLAEAGAEGLSLTLFFGGDPDLMIAAQVIQAQLAKVGIILQIRAMDSSTLTAQQQDNEGGSHREIELFFTTFTTAPDPSWVTEWFTCAQVGVWNFQRTCSEDWDAKNARAAEETDPESRAQIYVELQDELEETGAYVFLYHGVNAWIFAPDVAPAYSADAQWALLRDFGAA; from the coding sequence GTGACCAAGTTCAATCTGAACCGACGGCAGGTGGTGCAGGCGCTCGGAGCGGGCGGTCTCGCCCTGAGTGCCGGAAACTTCATCGGGGCCGGTGCCGCAATCGCACAGGATGGCACGACCCTGCGCATCCGCAACGACGGCGACATCCGACGCCTCGATCCTGCGACCCGCGGCGGCTGGTATGACGAGACTGTGATGTTCGCGATCTTCTCGGGGCTCGTGCGGTACAGCCCCGGCGACGAATGGGCGTGGGAGCTCGATGCCGCCGAAAGCATCGACGACAGCGATCCCCTGCATATCGGCTTCACCCTGCGTCCGGGCATCATGTTCACCGGGGACCATGGCGAAATGACCGCCGAGGACGTTAAGTTTTCCTATGAGCGTTTCCTCGACCCGGAGGTGAACGCAGTCTATGGCTCCGACTGGGCCGCGCTCGATCATGTCGAGGTGACGGACCGCTATTCGGGCATCATCCACCTGACGCGTCCTTTCGCGCCGCTTTTTACCTCGACCCTGCCACATGCCTCCGGGCTGATCATTTCGAAGGCCGCGATGGAGGCGTCGGGGGAGCCCAACATCGCTACCGATCCGCTGGCCTGCTCGGGACCCTACCAGATCGATGAATGGCGACCGCGCGAACTGATCCGCCTGACGCGCAATCCCGGCTGGAGCGGGCCGGAACCGCATTACGAGACGATCGAACTGCTTCCCATCGACGATCTGACCTCCGCGGAGACCGCGTTCGACGCAGGGGATCTCGACACTACGCAGATTGCCGTCAACTCGATCGCGACGCGCGCTTCGGAAGGCGACAATATCGTCGTGAAACCGGCGCTGGCCTACACATGGCTGGGCATGAATGTCGAAAACGAAAAGCTGCGGGACCTGCGCGTGCGCCGCGCGGTCCAGCAGGCGATCGACCCTCAGGAAGTGGTCCTGGCGACGTTTGGGGATGCGGTGACACCCGCCTATGGCGTGGTGCCGCCGCCGCTGCTCGGGGCACGCAAAACAAACACCTATGGCCATGACCCCGAGGCTTCACGGGCGCTGCTGGCCGAGGCGGGGGCAGAAGGATTGTCACTGACGCTGTTCTTCGGCGGCGATCCGGATCTGATGATTGCCGCGCAGGTCATCCAGGCGCAGCTTGCGAAGGTGGGCATCATCCTGCAGATCCGTGCGATGGACAGCTCCACGCTCACCGCGCAGCAGCAGGATAACGAAGGCGGAAGCCATCGTGAGATCGAACTCTTCTTCACCACCTTCACGACCGCGCCGGATCCGAGCTGGGTCACGGAATGGTTCACCTGCGCACAGGTCGGGGTCTGGAACTTCCAGCGGACCTGTTCGGAGGACTGGGATGCGAAGAATGCGCGGGCCGCGGAGGAGACGGATCCCGAGTCGCGGGCACAGATCTACGTGGAACTCCAGGACGAGCTGGAGGAAACTGGCGCCTACGTCTTTCTCTACCATGGCGTCAATGCCTGGATCTTCGCCCCCGACGTGGCTCCGGCCTATTCGGCGGATGCCCAATGGGCGCTACTGCGCGATTTTGGTGCGGCGTGA
- a CDS encoding ABC transporter ATP-binding protein, with the protein MMTQTPIPLLEINDLEVRYPAGSFLSRLAGGPREVTILPGTSLSVRPGETVGLIGESGSGKTTLGRAAVGLAPVSGGTIRIGADTMSTERGRSWIRMRRDVGLMFQDPVAALDPRMRIGTSVTEPLVIHRMLEGKSRREKAVELLRQVGLGAEFADRYPHQVSGGQARRATVARALALNPELVIADEPTAGLDLSVQGELLNLLNELQTRLGISFLMITHNLAVARHVTDRIAIMYLGRIVETGRSQDIFAHPAHPYTRALLRARSATRETAAPLTGENPSLAARPDGCEFHTRCPLATDHCRVAAPQGRSIGTGHYVTCHRAEEVLAGVGVADPAAGKFLRKSTDMETTT; encoded by the coding sequence ATGATGACCCAGACGCCGATCCCCCTGCTGGAGATCAACGATCTCGAGGTCCGCTATCCGGCGGGTTCTTTCCTTAGCCGGCTGGCCGGGGGCCCGCGTGAGGTCACCATTCTGCCGGGTACAAGCCTCTCCGTGCGTCCGGGCGAAACCGTCGGCCTGATCGGCGAAAGCGGCAGCGGGAAAACCACGCTGGGGCGGGCGGCGGTGGGCCTTGCTCCCGTGTCCGGCGGCACGATCCGGATCGGTGCGGATACCATGTCGACCGAGCGCGGGCGGAGCTGGATCCGCATGCGCCGGGACGTGGGGCTGATGTTCCAGGACCCGGTGGCGGCGCTTGATCCGCGCATGCGGATCGGCACGTCGGTGACCGAGCCCTTGGTGATCCACCGGATGCTCGAGGGGAAAAGCCGCAGGGAGAAAGCCGTCGAACTTCTGCGCCAGGTGGGGCTGGGCGCCGAATTCGCCGACCGCTACCCGCATCAGGTCTCCGGCGGTCAGGCGCGCCGCGCCACGGTCGCCCGCGCGCTGGCGCTGAATCCCGAATTGGTGATCGCGGACGAACCAACGGCGGGGCTCGACCTGTCGGTGCAGGGCGAACTCCTGAATCTTCTGAACGAGTTGCAGACACGCCTCGGCATCAGCTTTCTGATGATCACGCACAACCTTGCGGTCGCGCGCCATGTCACCGACCGGATCGCCATCATGTATCTGGGACGGATCGTGGAGACCGGACGATCGCAGGACATTTTTGCACATCCCGCCCATCCCTACACCCGTGCCCTGTTGAGGGCACGCAGCGCTACCCGCGAGACCGCAGCGCCGCTCACGGGCGAGAACCCCAGCCTCGCGGCACGGCCGGACGGATGCGAGTTCCACACACGATGCCCGCTGGCCACGGATCACTGCCGCGTCGCCGCCCCGCAGGGCCGCTCGATCGGGACGGGGCATTACGTGACCTGCCATCGCGCCGAGGAGGTGCTTGCCGGGGTCGGCGTCGCCGACCCGGCGGCCGGAAAATTTCTGAGAAAATCTACCGACATGGAGACGACGACGTGA
- a CDS encoding ABC transporter ATP-binding protein, whose amino-acid sequence MTPILEMDRVSIRYSGDPAGAPAVRNVSLVVKPGETLGLVGESGSGKSTLAAAMMGLLPVNGRVEGRILFRGDDLSARSSEARRRLLGSRIAMIAQDPFTSLNPVVRIGRQLIEFQHWRSELDRKARWDRAVQMLRRVGLSDPDLRMKQFPHQLSGGIRQRIAIAAALLVGPDLLIADEPTTALDATTEDQIIELIRASREAMEGAVVFITHDMGVVRRLCDKVAVLYAGEMVEAGSVVEVMDTPQHPYTKALLACDPAEISEVTRNLPTIPGNVPPPDGRPEGCVFAPRCVEVLDECRTVMPEPRRLGEGRCAACLRVGAA is encoded by the coding sequence ATGACGCCAATCCTCGAAATGGACCGCGTATCCATCCGCTATTCCGGCGATCCCGCCGGCGCGCCGGCCGTGCGAAATGTCTCTCTGGTCGTGAAGCCGGGGGAGACGCTGGGACTTGTCGGGGAAAGTGGCTCCGGAAAATCGACCCTCGCAGCGGCGATGATGGGGCTCCTTCCGGTTAACGGGAGGGTCGAGGGGAGGATCCTGTTCAGGGGCGACGACCTGAGCGCGCGCAGTTCGGAGGCGCGACGCCGGCTGCTCGGGTCCCGGATCGCAATGATCGCCCAGGATCCGTTCACATCCCTCAACCCGGTGGTGCGCATCGGGCGCCAGTTGATCGAATTTCAGCATTGGCGCAGCGAACTCGACCGGAAGGCCCGCTGGGATCGCGCCGTGCAGATGCTGCGCAGGGTGGGGCTGTCCGATCCGGACCTGCGGATGAAGCAGTTTCCGCATCAGCTCTCTGGCGGAATCCGGCAGCGGATCGCGATCGCGGCGGCGCTGCTCGTCGGCCCCGACCTGCTGATTGCAGACGAGCCGACGACCGCGCTCGACGCGACAACGGAGGACCAGATCATAGAGCTGATCCGCGCCTCCCGCGAGGCGATGGAGGGGGCGGTCGTCTTTATCACGCATGACATGGGCGTGGTCCGGCGCCTGTGCGACAAGGTTGCCGTGCTCTATGCCGGAGAGATGGTGGAAGCCGGATCCGTCGTGGAAGTCATGGACACCCCACAGCATCCCTACACCAAGGCGCTGCTGGCCTGCGATCCGGCGGAGATCAGCGAGGTGACACGCAACCTGCCGACGATCCCCGGCAACGTGCCGCCGCCGGACGGCCGGCCCGAAGGATGCGTCTTCGCGCCGCGATGCGTCGAGGTCCTGGACGAATGCCGCACGGTTATGCCCGAGCCCAGGCGGCTCGGAGAGGGACGCTGCGCGGCCTGTCTGCGGGTGGGAGCGGCATGA
- a CDS encoding ABC transporter permease gives MSDLSVGAETVSSRRVDGSPLGATFRRLLANRVGAFALLFIAALVLAAIFAPLIAPFDPIAINPRERMQAPGWQHLLGTDQLGRDVLSRIIYGTRTALRVALSGTGAALVVGMGLGMISGLAPRWLDSCLVLVGDSLKALPLVLFALALVSIYGPSMTILIVVITISMAPGYFRVVRNQVLVLRNADYIIAAQAMGSSRLRLGLTHLLPNIIGPILVLIAMDIPAVIGIESGLSFLGQGVQPPQASWGTMLSEGYAYLRQAPHIALAAGVPIILTTVAFTFFGEALRDVLDPRTNGGRK, from the coding sequence ATGAGTGATCTCAGCGTCGGCGCCGAGACCGTCTCCTCCCGCAGGGTCGATGGAAGTCCCCTGGGAGCCACCTTCCGCCGGCTGCTGGCCAACCGGGTGGGAGCGTTCGCGCTTCTGTTCATTGCCGCACTCGTGTTGGCCGCCATCTTTGCACCGCTGATCGCGCCCTTTGATCCGATCGCGATTAATCCGCGGGAACGGATGCAGGCGCCGGGCTGGCAGCACCTCCTCGGAACGGATCAACTGGGCCGTGACGTGCTCAGCCGGATCATCTACGGTACGCGCACTGCGCTGCGCGTCGCATTGTCCGGGACCGGCGCGGCTCTCGTCGTGGGCATGGGGCTGGGGATGATCTCCGGCCTTGCCCCCAGATGGCTCGACAGTTGCCTCGTCCTGGTCGGCGATTCCCTGAAGGCGCTGCCGCTGGTGCTTTTCGCCTTGGCGCTGGTGTCGATCTACGGGCCCTCCATGACCATCCTGATCGTCGTGATCACGATCTCCATGGCGCCCGGTTATTTCCGGGTCGTGCGCAATCAGGTACTGGTGTTGCGGAATGCCGATTACATCATCGCGGCACAGGCCATGGGATCCTCCCGCCTGCGCCTCGGCCTGACGCATCTGTTGCCCAACATCATCGGGCCGATCCTAGTCCTGATCGCGATGGATATCCCCGCCGTCATCGGGATCGAATCTGGACTGAGCTTTCTGGGCCAAGGGGTTCAACCGCCACAGGCGAGCTGGGGAACAATGCTGTCGGAAGGCTATGCCTATCTGCGGCAGGCTCCGCATATCGCCCTCGCCGCAGGGGTCCCTATCATTCTGACGACCGTCGCATTCACCTTTTTCGGTGAGGCGCTCCGCGACGTCCTCGATCCCAGGACGAACGGAGGGCGCAAATGA
- a CDS encoding ABC transporter permease, translating into MTNYLLRRLFLALLVLVASLMVLFLLIYAVPGDPATIALGPRATEAQKIAFRERMGLDDPLVIQAIRFVLSLMKGDMGTDLFTQRPVLDLVTGALPNTVMLAVAGLGWAVVIGVPLGVLSALKSNSWFDHIVGILSTSVVALPAFLMAIYGLMLFAVTLQWLPAIGAGEPGDLGDRISHLILPAISVGIAWIGYIARLVRVSMLDVLSENHVKTYRAFGVADHRIALRYVLPIAVVPVLSVIGVGMGNLLSGAVLVEVVFSRPGLGSLAYDAVISRNFPVLFGAVVVTTALYVAANFLTDAAVAILDPRVAEKG; encoded by the coding sequence ATGACGAACTACCTTTTGCGACGGCTGTTTCTGGCGCTGCTCGTCCTGGTGGCGTCCCTGATGGTCTTGTTCTTGCTGATCTATGCGGTTCCGGGAGATCCTGCGACCATTGCCCTCGGACCGCGGGCGACCGAAGCGCAGAAGATCGCCTTCCGCGAGCGCATGGGATTGGATGATCCCCTCGTCATTCAGGCCATCCGGTTCGTCCTGTCGCTGATGAAGGGTGATATGGGCACCGATCTGTTCACCCAGCGTCCGGTGCTGGACCTCGTGACGGGGGCGCTGCCGAATACGGTCATGCTGGCCGTCGCCGGGCTGGGCTGGGCGGTGGTAATCGGCGTCCCCCTGGGGGTCCTGTCGGCGCTGAAATCGAACAGCTGGTTCGATCACATTGTGGGTATTCTGTCGACATCGGTTGTGGCGCTTCCGGCGTTCCTCATGGCGATTTACGGCCTCATGCTCTTTGCCGTCACGCTTCAGTGGCTGCCGGCGATCGGAGCGGGGGAGCCGGGGGATCTCGGCGACCGGATCTCCCACCTGATCCTGCCGGCCATTTCGGTCGGGATCGCCTGGATCGGCTACATTGCCCGGCTCGTGCGAGTATCCATGCTGGACGTCCTCTCCGAAAACCATGTGAAGACCTACCGTGCCTTTGGCGTGGCCGATCACCGCATCGCGCTGCGATATGTGCTGCCGATCGCGGTGGTGCCTGTGCTGTCGGTCATCGGGGTGGGCATGGGAAATTTGCTGTCCGGTGCCGTGCTGGTGGAAGTCGTCTTCTCCCGGCCGGGGCTCGGCTCTCTGGCCTATGACGCGGTCATCAGCCGCAATTTCCCGGTCCTTTTCGGAGCCGTCGTCGTGACTACCGCGCTTTATGTGGCGGCAAATTTCCTCACGGATGCTGCCGTCGCGATCCTGGATCCGCGCGTCGCGGAGAAAGGATGA
- a CDS encoding GntR family transcriptional regulator: MDDVSLGSVKPTAFFPVDPEATPTDERKLSLTDRAYALIRKDIVICVLEPGMFFTEAELSERLKMSKTPIREALLRLQVERMVSAIPRRGYEVTPLHVADIQDVFEHRRIIEGACAELAAIRIEPGDIEELRTYADMTAAHYDAIDGSDREAVSRHAHLNNVFHETIARTARNHRLHRTAVQAIRDYDRFFFLEWNAPAAYAPDYVDHHEILMHIVNRDPESAKLAMYKHVDFSRKSLLTGLAATGNASLLNRVRL; the protein is encoded by the coding sequence GTGGATGACGTGAGTTTAGGCAGCGTAAAACCGACGGCTTTCTTTCCGGTGGATCCGGAAGCGACGCCGACCGACGAGCGAAAACTGTCCCTCACGGACAGGGCCTATGCCCTGATTCGGAAAGATATCGTCATCTGCGTCCTGGAACCCGGCATGTTCTTCACCGAAGCGGAACTGTCAGAGCGGCTGAAGATGAGCAAGACGCCCATCCGCGAGGCGCTGCTCCGCCTCCAGGTCGAGCGCATGGTGTCCGCCATCCCGCGCCGGGGCTACGAGGTCACGCCTCTCCACGTCGCCGACATCCAGGATGTTTTCGAACATCGCCGGATCATCGAAGGCGCCTGCGCCGAACTGGCCGCGATACGGATCGAACCCGGAGACATTGAGGAGCTCCGGACATATGCCGACATGACCGCGGCACATTATGACGCCATCGACGGCTCCGACCGGGAAGCTGTCAGCCGCCACGCCCATCTCAACAACGTCTTTCATGAAACCATCGCGCGCACCGCACGCAATCACCGGCTTCACCGCACGGCAGTCCAAGCCATCCGCGACTATGACCGGTTCTTCTTTCTGGAGTGGAACGCACCGGCCGCCTATGCGCCGGATTACGTCGACCACCACGAGATCCTCATGCACATCGTGAACCGGGATCCCGAAAGCGCCAAGCTGGCAATGTACAAGCACGTCGATTTCTCGCGCAAATCCCTGCTTACAGGCCTCGCTGCTACCGGGAACGCGTCGCTGCTCAATCGGGTGCGGCTCTGA
- a CDS encoding helix-turn-helix domain-containing protein produces MSDNQTSFDALDISERLRTLMNTHKLTVSELSQKAGVSKSAMEKYLAGPSSPRATAIASLCASLRVSADWLLFGVDDDLWRVQNSSLAVLLALLEDLKREGLLSKRFQNLELGSQQWREFTRELAFERAAELRNMVAKSRESDANSETQRVFNVVYSDLQNGKIIP; encoded by the coding sequence ATGTCAGACAATCAAACTTCATTCGACGCGCTGGATATATCCGAGCGGCTTCGTACACTCATGAATACGCATAAGCTCACGGTCTCAGAGCTTTCTCAAAAAGCCGGTGTATCCAAGAGTGCCATGGAGAAATACTTGGCTGGCCCCAGCTCTCCTAGAGCTACCGCAATCGCTTCGCTTTGCGCATCATTGAGAGTTAGCGCTGACTGGTTGTTGTTTGGTGTCGATGATGATTTATGGAGGGTACAGAATAGCTCTTTGGCCGTGCTTCTTGCTTTACTCGAAGACTTGAAACGCGAGGGCCTGCTTTCAAAAAGATTCCAAAACCTTGAGCTCGGAAGCCAACAGTGGCGTGAATTCACGCGGGAACTAGCTTTTGAGCGAGCGGCGGAACTGCGAAACATGGTCGCCAAAAGCCGCGAGTCAGATGCCAATTCAGAAACGCAGCGTGTATTTAATGTAGTTTATTCTGATCTTCAAAATGGTAAGATAATTCCCTGA